TaatgaggtatatatatatatgtataatgtGGATACTATTAATCAAAAATAGATTAGAGGATGTGGAGGTTTTACACATATCTATAGAAGCATTTGTTCAAGCTCAACATATACATTGGGGTTTATGAGTTGTCAGATATAGAATATTTGTCACTTTAATTGTCAGTTATCTTCTCTTTTTCCCATACTGAAAtgtcttgtgtttatacttgcaGTGTATGAACATTGTGTTTACAGTaaaatgatttattatttttcataaaaaTCCAGTATTAAAATCTGCACTCTTACCTGATTGTGATCGTTGAATTCTGGGGAATAGACGTCGTTAAACCATGTTGCAGCTTGAGGGGAGAAATCTATGCTTAAGGACAATGACATGTTCACGCCTCGATCAAGTTTTGCACGCGCTTATAACATCCTTTGCCTTAAATATCCAACAAATATATGAGTATGGAAGTAGTCACGCATATTTAGCAGGACATACGGTCTCATAATCACATTAACACACCTCTTGAATGAAATAGTGAATGGAATGTATGAAGATTCATATATAAGACAAAAAACAGTTGCAGATTGTGGAATTTCgtagtcagaaaattcagatattCGCGGGTCAGTCTGATCCAGGACGACTAAATTGTGGTAGTTAATAGTCCTAGTCAAGTCTAGATTGTAGCTTCCTTGACCATTCACTAAAACTATTGTAGATTCTTCATATGAACTCAGATTTGATGGTTGATCCCACCATTCTGATCAGAATAGAATTTCCTATCAATTATGGGAAGTATAACATAGGAAATTGCGTGGGaagatttaggttttgagctcgtttaggaggtgaaaacagcccgacagtaaaaactCAGGAGGAATTATTTCAGTTTTCAGCTATGACCTAGCTTGCTCTTTAAgttgtatcttttagctcgtcCATCCGATTGATGTGTTTTTTGAGTATGTTAtactagacatccatacgaaacttttggcaTAGAGCTTATATTTAAATtctttaccaattgctcccagctagTCGGCCAACCTTGGGTGACCTTTTGGATGTCGTCCGACCAAGTTGAAGATATATGATTGGTCAGACATGTGAATTGGGAGGCCAACCAAGTTGGTTGCAGGTTATAGATATCCAACCAAGTTAGAGAGTTGTGATTGGTCAGTCACCATGAGCACGTCAGGTCAGCTTCGAGCGTTATGAGTGGCCGAAGTAAAAGAGGGGTGACATGCCAACTCCATGAGACCAGATTGTCGATCATGGAAGGTGAGAGGCCGATCAAGTTGGATGGTCGAAACCAACCCGTGACTAGCAGTCACGGCTAATCTTAATTACAACTTTGTTTGTTTCTCGACCACGATTAGGGTTTTATTGCAACTAATCATAGGAAGTCTTCACTCCATGCTTGGACAAGCCAGCCTTCGACCAATAGGAATCAAGATATTATGCTTCGCTGCAAATTGAgcaaaaatagagaaattcatGCCTTCACATGAATTGACGTTTTCTCATGAAATTgagtaaaattaaagaattttatgattttaagaGTTCAGCTGAGAAACATACCACTAAAACATTTTGACAATTGAGGGAAACATTGAGAGGAATCCCAAAATGATATTTATTGCCCTTTTCGCTCGACCTTCCGTAAAATGACCATTTCATGACTTTCTCATTAAATTATAAAATGATCGTTTTCTCCTGCAGTATAAAATTACCATTTTACCCAAATCTAAAAAGTCATCCAAAATTACTGTTTTACCCTTTATCAAAAATACACCATCAATAGGGGATACCATTATTAGCGGAGTGATACCATCTCATATAGGACAAACAATTATAACAGATCCTGACTGTTGGATTGCTCAAATGGTATCCTGCTAATATTAGTATTCCTTCGAAAATCATGCAAAATAGAAGGTAAATATGGAGGATGATAAATTTTCCCGAGAACCTTAAAAAATGGTAAATTAGTTTCCTTCTGTTAATATGATTGCATACCACCAAACAACACACTCTAAGGTGCTCGTGATTAATCTGATTCTTCAGAAAAATAAGAACAAGGTGTACAAAATAAACAGCAAAATTTACTATACACATTATAGAATCTAATTACATAAATAAACTTTTCTTATTGCATGAGTGTGCGTACACAGATCAAAATGTAGATATCTTGTCAGGCTTCTGCAATTTTTTTGATTATAATGGACACATAATTGGCAACAGTTTCATCTGGGGATTGTTTAAGACGTCCAATAATGGGTAACAGTTCTGAAGAACGGACAAACTGCCTACAAGGTGAGTAGGAACACATTTTTGCCAATGAAAATAGAGCAATCTTCAATGGTGATTCATTTACTGCATCCTTTCTACTCGGGCTCAAAGCTACGGTGGAACAGTCGGCAACCAACTTCAGCAGAGCCTGTAAAGGCAAAGAAAAATAATTACCACAATTATACAGCCTTAGGTACTTTAAAATGACAAGAAGAAAATCATAGATACTAAGTCTATGTAGAACTTGTACTTCTTCCTGAACTTCAGTGGGAATCAGTTGTACCACTGTTTGTAGATGATCTACAACActaattttcaactttttttctcAGTTGTACCACTGTTTTCTAGTGCCATACAGTTCGACAGGGTCCATTCGTAAACTTTTAACGCACTGAAAGCTAGTTTAATTAATGGTACTGAGAGGgttgtgtttttgttttgattttgaggttAAATTAGCTTTAGACTAAAGGATTAAGAAAAAACTTATAGAAAGATCTAAGGGTTCCCCACCCCCACCCCGAGAGAGGAAGCATGTTTAGCATATGTATCACAAACAAAGGCATCAACAAGGAATGTGTACGGATCTGACAAACCTGCATGGCTCCTTTCGAGATTATATCTTCACAAAGCCTATTAGAGTTGCGGACAAGATTGCTCAGTGCACCAGCTGCATTTGCTCTCGTTTTATCTTCCTCTGACGAAACCAGCAGACTAGTAAGTAGAGGTATGGATCTCCTAAGTTCTTCATACAACAGGTCGTTGTGATATGCGGCATTACCGATCTGGAGACAGATAAGAACATTAAATAAGAAAAACTTGCAGGTGTAGAAGACAATGAAACCACAATATTAGATACATTAGATAAAGGAAGTGATTAGCCACATTTTCTGCCGTCAAATTTACATTTGCCAGAATGCGATTATATCCATAATCTTATCAAACTGAAACAAAGGCCTTCTATCCACTTTATCCATGGATACCCAAGTGAAAAGGATATGCTACTATTGGTCTTACAGCCAAATTTTAATTATTCTACTTGATACGGTACCCACAGAAGAGAATTGCAGGAAATATTCTTACAGAACTAGAATTAAACAGATGAACTTATGTTTGGACATGAGAAGAATGCTCTTCCAACATCTCATTCTGGAATCATCAGACAGATAAAAGATAGGAATATAAGATTGGGAATAATCTTACAGCAAAACAAGCATATTTTCTGGTACGTTTGTCTGGATCAGCACAGCGATCAATAAGGAGACTGATGATATGTTGACTTGCCTGAAAAATGGAATACATGAATAACACGAAGAGCACAGCAAATTGGATCATTTAGAGCAACAAAACCATGCCGTGCAATAAAATATAACACCACGTGGATTATGTCCTTACCAGTGAGCTATAAAAGTAAGGGCTATGCCGACACATGTTCCCTATAGCACTGCAAGTTTTTGCACGTACATTTGGATCTTCATGGCTAAGGAATGTCTTCATGGACTCCAAGAGATCTGCCCTATTAAGGTGTTCATAGAAATCCTGCAAACCATTATACTATTTaaaatgcaaaaaataaaataaaaataggcaAGGAAGTAGGGAGAGCAAGTTAAAACTTGGCAAAGCAAACAAATTTAACCGGTTGATAACCAAAAGAATAAGAATGTCACCACATCACATTCTGAAGGTGTCaacagttcaatttcagtttagTCTAACTGCCAAGAATTGCAATCTGTTAAATGTGATCGTTGCAGCTCGTACGAGTTCTAAGTCCAGTATTGAGATAACTCGAACCAGACAAAAACCACCTTTTAGGGTTCCTGTGGTTATTCTGGTGACGTCATTTTCTATAATTTTAGTATTGGGATAACTCGAACCAGACAAAAACCACCTTTTAGGGTTGCTGTGGTTATTCTGGTGAGGTCCTTTTCTATAATTTAATACTTAGAGGCCAAAAATATCAACAAAACTAAGTAAAAAGGAAATCGGCATCTCTAATCATTCTGGTTACTATCTGTcctgataccaaaaaaaaaaaccgcaAGGCTGCAAATGGGGGGACCGAATtctgggggtgtaccaaatttcAAATAAGACAAAACAGTTTTTCATATAAAACAAAACAGCTTTTGCCTTGGGCTTGGTACACCCCCAGAATTCGGTCACCCCCATTAGCAATTTTGCAAAACCGAAACAGGTTATAATAACTATGGGTAGGGATTTTAGTATTTTGCTAGTACTTGTTCCCCAAAAATCAATATATTTAGTACCAGAAGCAAAGAATGAAATTAGTTGAACTCATAAAGCAGCAGTGTGAGATTCTCACCTTATCCATCCGAGCTAAGTCTGAAATTATCATCAGAATATCCAAAACAACCTCCCTTGGGTTTGAACTGTTGAGCAATTTCCTCACGTTCCCTGGATCCAACAGACCTTTCCCTAGAAGATGAAGTGCAAGGGGACGAACACTTGCCATCTTTGCCAGAAAAGCTACAGGTTTTCCAAAATCTCTTGACTTAACATAATCCAAGCACTTAAGAATACGATCAGGCACTCCTACCTGCAAAAGTGGATGTATCAGTAACCACCACCGATGAAGTAAACTGCTTTATATTCAGAGGATTAAAGATACAACCTCTAGAAGAACTTGAACATACTTGGGCATGTTTGCCTCAATCCCTTTCACCATGTCCTTGTCTTGGACACCTAGCTTTCCACCGGGTGAACCCATGTTGAGAAGGAAACCACTGCTAACTGAAGCAGTGGTTGATGGTAAACCTGAGGTAACATTCTGCACTGCAACAAAAGGAAATGCTAGGAGATCTATAACTGTATTGATTAGATCTCTGACTCCATCAGTACCACCACCAGGTCCACTCCAGCATTTCAAGATCTTGAGGTGTGTTTCAGATATTAAACTAGATATTAGCTTGACATTTTCACTCCTAACCAAGATCTCACGAAATAACAACGCTCCATTTGAAAGACAATGACAAATTGAAGATATCATCCACGTAACGCCAGTAGGTGACAAGCCAATTAAATCTTTAGATTCATCCATTTCAACATTCAGAAGACGGTTTGCTAATAAACAAAGAAGTATCTGGGGAGCTTTCTTTGCACAGGCTTGCTGAACTGCTAATGGTCCACCCCACTTTAATCTAGTTTCTAATAAACCAACGCAACCATCTCTAACCCCATGCCAGTATGAGAGCATACCATAATGGTTAGAAGACGCTTCATTTCTGTCTGTTGATGGAATAGCGAGAATGCTACATAGTGTGGTAGTTGGAGGTATCATAGGCATTGCAGACTCAGAAAGAGAGGATTCAGAAGGAACTCCACTTTCAAGAGATAAAACAGAAGCAAGAGCTAACATGGCAGAGAGACAATGTGGTTGTAAGGAAGTTGTAACTGTATCATTAGAAGAAGAGTAATGAGCAAGGACTGAAAGTCGAGAAAGTTGTTTTTTGGTAGTAGTCGTGAGAATGAACGACGCCGAAACTCGTCCGGACAGCTTCAAATATTGTGCAGTTGTGGCAACGATGAGGCATGAATGCAGGACAAGGGCATTCGGGTTTGATATTTTCGATTTACTTGCTTCTCCTGTTGGTGGTTCTTTGTTTGGATGTGAAGTGCAGAGACATAATATAGAGAATATTTCTGAAATGATTGTACCATCTCCACCTCCACTGACCACAGTTGTAGCAGGCAAGGAATTAGGTAGGCCACAAAGCAAACCACATATGGATTCATTATGAACGCAGCACCTCAACATGAGCTGAAAGGGaagtgatgttatattagaatcTATATGCATACATAAGTAAAGAAGTTAACGAGCTCACTAAAATATTGCTAGTTAAAAAAGTGAATGTACGGCGTGCCACAGCACTAAATCCATGCAAAAAGCCAGACACGCAAGATACTGCTATTTCTTTAAACAAAATTGGATACGTATATGTGGCATAAGAGAGTAAGTAAAACCTGAATAGCAGCAGATAAAGCAGATTCCATGCGTTGATGTAGACAATAGTAAATTGCAACCTGCATTGCTTTTGATTTGATCAGAGCTTTTGCGACtgcatcaataacttttgctGATTCTATCCCAAGCATTGAACCTCTTTCATGCTCCCCAATGTCAAGTCGATGTAAAGAATGGCTCCAGAAAGTTTTTAGTGGGAACAAATAAATATTTCCTGCTGTGAACAAAATTTCAAATCCGTTTACCAACGCCCACAGACCCCTGCACGCTTCACAAGCAGCACGTAACATATTTGGAGAACCTGCTATTAGACTAGTTCCTGAAGCAACTAAGCAAACAGACAATGACTCTGCCACTCCAGCTGTTTTTGCATGACGCAAGATCTGTTTTGGAACTTCATTTGGCGAAGCCACCTCTGGGCTTCCACCTACAAGAGATCTTTTAAGTCCCTGCACAACTCTAGATAACATAACAGCAATGCACCCAGTTGACTCATTCAAGACCCTTCCAGATGCATCCTCGGTATAGTCGACCACCTACATCAAAATGATAAGATGTTGAGAAAAACAGAATCCACAGGTGGTGGTGAAGATCGATCTACTCCACAAATCAAGCTAACCTTTGAGTACAGTTctactaatatcgaccaatgctGGATATAAGAATCTCGAAGATCAGTTCCACTAATATCCACTAATTTCTTCATAAGTGAGAAGCTCTGCAGTTTGGATTTGAAACGGCATCAGACACAACGAAGcatcaaaagaatacaaaagCTTTAACTGCCAGCTAAAATAGCCTTAGAAAGCCATATAATGAAAACCATTAAGTACAAAGACACCTCGCAAGATAACACGAAAATAAAATGCATTTACAGAATCAAGATATGAGAAACAGAAATATGAAGTGTCTTTCAATGTTATTACCTTCGCTGTTAAATCATTACCATCCAAAGATTTCATGTTGATTACACTATCAGTGAAGACAAGAAGTTCCCTGATCATGTCGTCGAGTGCCACATCAGAATGAAGAGCACCTGCTACGGCTAAGTTTGACAAGATTCTAAGAGACACATTTACACGAACAATATCCTGATCCCTGAACAATTTACGCAAGCAAATTACTTCATAGAGCATGGAAAATCAATAACCATATCACAAAAATTCAAGCAATAGCAAATGTGATTAATGCACTACAATGAAGTGAAACCGTTGAGTACTGAAACAGTACATCTGTAGCTGAAGAGTCTGGCTACAAATATATATATCTTCATCTGTACACGGGAAAGGAACAGACTTCTATTGTCATTTGTTAAAAGGAAGCCTAATAAGATTGGTTCAGTGAGGAAGTGAGGAATGAGGATACACAATTAGGCAACACGTGAAGGTTCTCTAAGTTATTGCattgttttttcaaaaaaaaattgaaaagactTGCTATTAAAGAAAGTTAGATTTAAAAAAGATCTCAAATGAAAGCAGTGGTGCTTAGATGACCTCCATACTAACTGCAATAGGATTTTTACAATGATTTAGAGCATTCTTTGAGACTGGCTATTGTCATATGAGGGTATACAGTTATTATGATAAGGCCATAAGGTAATTACGGGCACAAGATTACATATTTCCTGTCAAATACACAAGCTATACGTTATTACATGTCATGTTATGTTAAGTTAAAAACTTAAAATGCAGACAATGTTAAAGAACCTAGCATCTAAGCGAGCCTTGTTCAGCAGCCACTATGTCTGCCAAAGACTTGAATGACTATCTGGTAACATATGTATTTGAGGGGAAATGGTACAATTTGGAGAAAGTGTAGAAATTTCAATTCACCTGCTTGGTTTTGATGAATCTTTGGACCAGTCCATTAAGGGCATCAAAACAAGCGACATTGCTTCACTATCTTGACCAATGAAATTTGCTCCTTTCATTGTCCTGGAGTTACTTTCCAATCTATCCAACACCTGGCAGCCTGAGCATGGACAAACATACTCAAAATTCAACATATCTGATTCATAAACAGGTACCAGAACTATCCATTACTAACTACAAGAGTCATTAACTCCGGCAAAAGTTGGTTTGTGTCTGTTAACTTTCGCATATCAGCCAATTGCATAACTAACCCCACTCAGCTGAAACTAAGCTCACTGAATTATGGTAACAGTTAAATCAGAGAACTTAATCTCTCAGAGTGACTTGCCTACGTAAAGAAGACAAATTGCTGCTAATTACTAACTAACAAACTCATTAAGATGCACCCAAGCACAAATTATTTATAGATTCACCTCTGGTTTTTTATCTTTCACCatgtcaaaacaaaaacaaaataaaaataaaaaacaaataatgCCTTACGTCaattaagaagaaaaattctgacCACCTTATCTAATGTGTATACCATCAACTGTCCCAATCTATTTATTTGACAACTAAGAATAAGATGTCAATATGAACCAGGATCTATGTTTTCATTTTCACTGTGTATATACCTGAGTCAGCAGCAGGAACTGTTAATTCTAAGGGATCTTCATGAGGAAATGGACTGTCCATGGCTGCAACAGGACTATGTAATCGATCATTAGTCAAAGGACTTCGGGAACCTTTATTCTGAGGAGTAGTAGAAGAATGAACTTTTTCTGCAACAACGAATTTTGGAGCAGTTAGAAACAATAGAAAGCAAAATATATGGCCTACAAACTTTATACCCAAGATTCTCACTCTCAGGAGTTGCAGCATATGATCCAACTGGGGCCGCATGTTTGTTGTTGCCTTCGCCTTTCCAAGCTGCATCATTACCCGTAGCTGCAGCAGTTGCTATACGTGATTCCTGTCAGGTATTTGTCGGATCAGAATGCAAGGGATTTAGGAACACCTGTCTTCAAATTTGATTGCTAAACCTTTAAaaggaaaatcataaaaataaatgGAACACTACCATGGCCTCCAGATCATCTGAGGTTTCTTTAACAAAGGGGTGCTCACGAAGTGCGGGCCATGTCAGCCTTCTTTGCGGCATCTGTATAGGTTATTTTATATCAATAAGCATTGACGTGGAACATACGAGCATTACAGAAATGACACTAACTTCACATAGTAATAACCTTATTGAGCAACCCCTTAAGAAAGCTTTTAAAATTTGAACTCATGGTGTCCGGATACTTTACAGGATCCTGTAAAAGTAGAATGATTCTCAATCAACAACTCGTTCAATGATATATACAAAATActggagagagaaagagagagaggctTGGGGGAGCACATGTACCTTTATAATGTGTCGAACTAGTTGATATACTGAATTTGTATAAAAGGGAGGCTGACCAACAAATAGCTCGTACCTGGAGTTACACCCAAATAGCAATTCGTTAGTTCCTTCAATAAGCCTAGTAATGTCAAACAATACAATATTATGGCAGCAGTACAGCACATCCGGAGAATTTCTGGTTCAAGAAACAGTCAAACCCAAAACTAACACCAGGTTGTACTGCACAATTCAATATGATCATGGATATAAATATACTTGTTGAGATCAGAAGAAAAAACGAAAGGCGTAGTTACTAGCAGACGCTATCGACAGTCGGATTCAGTCAAATATGATCAGACTAAGTCTTCTTCCTTCATACTCTAAATTATGGTTAGTCCAATCTCAACTTGGTAATTAAAATGGTGCAGGTTCATGAGGATTCACGCATGTATTATGTATACAGTGCAACATATGATACTCGACGTCAAGGGAGTGATCACTGGTCTAAGCCTAAGGTAAGGATTAGGAGGAAGAAAGCAAGTCAAGGTGAGGTTTTCAAACCTGGACCGCCCTTACAAATATCATGAATAAAAGATGAGTTAGGTCATGTATGACGTAGAGCATAGCCCGTACTACTCCCAGTGGATAGCACCATGCAACTTTCAGCAAGGTTTTGActtacaaaataataaaaataaagggtGGAAATGAATTCAAAGTGTGTTGAGAGTAAAGGCTAGTGATGACACAAGGAAAACTGGATTAGCATCATATACAAGGTAAATAGTCTCAGCCAATCTAATATTCATAGCTTTTAGTTTGAAAAGGCTTTAAAGTTGAATATTCTCGGTTAAGTTCAAATATCTGACAGGATTAGGAATCAAATTTTTATATAACACCCAATTATGACTAATGGCGAGAATATAAAATGATTGTGTTGTTGCCGTTATAAGTATAAACAGTACAAGAGAGTCAAGGAAAACCGAGAACATACAATATAACTCCAAGAGACCATAAATCAGCAGTGTGGTTGTAAGGTTGTTCCTGTACAAGTTCGGGAGCCATGTACAAAGGAGTACCTGAAAAAACCCAATTTTATTAATCGAGTTGGTGAAAGTCATTTGTCACCAACAATTTGATAAAGCATTTGTTTAGAATTTAGACATATTAACCAGCGGAATAAGAAGGGATCTTTACTTGCTATTAGCAGCCTTGTGTATGTGTATTTACAAAAAAATTGAGGAAAATGCATCTGATCTCAATGGTAACATTAAGAATTGACATCAAAAATTACTTGCTGTTTCCTCTTATTGATAATTTTCAGGCATATGGTTAAGAACATTAATTAAGTCACCATAACACGGCATTTTAGATGtgaacataagcattatatttttCGGCTACTGAGAAACATGCAAACCAAACTCCATCCTTTAACTAGTAAAGTGGAACAGGATAACCTTTGATAGAGCGCAACACTACGGTGTTTGTGGACATTGCCCTCGCGAATCCAAAATCACAAAGCTGTAAGACAAGACTAGGTTAGCTTTTACTATACATTACATTGGTATAGACTATGTAATGATATGTAGCGACCAAGGTTTTAAAAAGCGAAAGCGTGGGGCGAAGCGCTCTCATACCAAAGCGTATAGCGCTGCGAAAGCGAGCTTTTTGAAATATATAATACGATACAAAAATAAGAAGTTATCAACCTAGTAAAAGAAAACTACGAAGTTCAGACATAATGAAAGGGACAATTATACTAACTAAGCATATGGCATACTGATATTGCATATTCTACCCAAGAGCTATTTAAATATACTAGCCACGAAGGTCTGCATCATTCATATCATCATGTAGATAGTCATCGTCATCATGATCACCATGCCCTATAAATTAGGTTTATTAGTATTTAGTTAGAAAACGTGAAACAAGCCCTACTTGGCTTCAAAGGCCGACTTTTCACTTTCTAATATAAACCAATTCGTAAAGCGGTGCTCTAGGACCTGAAGCGCAAAAAAGCGCCTTAAAGCGCGCCCCACAAACGCCTTTTTAAACCATGGTAGCGATCAAAGTCTGCATTAGTATAGGATTCAAGGTTCACAGTTATGGTCATAATTGTAAAGAAGATGGTTGCTGCAAGTATAATATGACCTAGATAGGATTTTAGAAACAAGAAAAATGTATAGTATATTTTCCAACCTTAACGATAGACCCAGCTCCAATTAAAATATTCTGGGGCTTCATATCTCGATGAATGATGCGGTTTGAATGCAAGTAATGCAATGCTCTCACCTGAATTTGAAGGAAACATTATTTTTGGTGTAGGTAAACCTTGTGTGGCTTCGCAGGAACATTAGTTAGAAAGCAGTCCAGAATAACAATATTGAATGCAGGAATTCCATTAATTTTATTGTGTTTTTTTAACATTACAGGAATTCTAAAATTGCAGTGTGATGGGATTCATAGGAAGTAAAGTACCAACTGCTTTGCAATAGCTTGAACTTGTTCTTCCGGGAGGCATTTGTCATCCTCGAGAATTTCAAAAAGCTCACCctataataaaaaaaagtttagGAGACAATGGTGTTACAGAACAAAAGATAAATGTAAAAGTAGGTTACCTGTGCAAACTCAGTCACAACACA
This portion of the Papaver somniferum cultivar HN1 chromosome 11, ASM357369v1, whole genome shotgun sequence genome encodes:
- the LOC113322533 gene encoding serine/threonine-protein kinase TIO-like isoform X1, translated to MGVENYHVIEMVGEGSFGKVYKGRRKFSGQTVAMKFILKHGKSDKDIQNLRQEIEILRKLKHENIIAMLDSFETPQEFCVVTEFAQGELFEILEDDKCLPEEQVQAIAKQLVRALHYLHSNRIIHRDMKPQNILIGAGSIVKLCDFGFARAMSTNTVVLRSIKGTPLYMAPELVQEQPYNHTADLWSLGVILYELFVGQPPFYTNSVYQLVRHIIKDPVKYPDTMSSNFKSFLKGLLNKMPQRRLTWPALREHPFVKETSDDLEAMESRIATAAATGNDAAWKGEGNNKHAAPVGSYAATPEKKVHSSTTPQNKGSRSPLTNDRLHSPVAAMDSPFPHEDPLELTVPAADSGCQVLDRLESNSRTMKGANFIGQDSEAMSLVLMPLMDWSKDSSKPSRDQDIVRVNVSLRILSNLAVAGALHSDVALDDMIRELLVFTDSVINMKSLDGNDLTAKSFSLMKKLVDISGTDLRDSYIQHWSILVELYSKVVDYTEDASGRVLNESTGCIAVMLSRVVQGLKRSLVGGSPEVASPNEVPKQILRHAKTAGVAESLSVCLVASGTSLIAGSPNMLRAACEACRGLWALVNGFEILFTAGNIYLFPLKTFWSHSLHRLDIGEHERGSMLGIESAKVIDAVAKALIKSKAMQVAIYYCLHQRMESALSAAIQLMLRCCVHNESICGLLCGLPNSLPATTVVSGGGDGTIISEIFSILCLCTSHPNKEPPTGEASKSKISNPNALVLHSCLIVATTAQYLKLSGRVSASFILTTTTKKQLSRLSVLAHYSSSNDTVTTSLQPHCLSAMLALASVLSLESGVPSESSLSESAMPMIPPTTTLCSILAIPSTDRNEASSNHYGMLSYWHGVRDGCVGLLETRLKWGGPLAVQQACAKKAPQILLCLLANRLLNVEMDESKDLIGLSPTGVTWMISSICHCLSNGALLFREILVRSENVKLISSLISETHLKILKCWSGPGGGTDGVRDLINTVIDLLAFPFVAVQNVTSGLPSTTASVSSGFLLNMGSPGGKLGVQDKDMVKGIEANMPKYVQVLLEVGVPDRILKCLDYVKSRDFGKPVAFLAKMASVRPLALHLLGKGLLDPGNVRKLLNSSNPREVVLDILMIISDLARMDKDFYEHLNRADLLESMKTFLSHEDPNVRAKTCSAIGNMCRHSPYFYSSLASQHIISLLIDRCADPDKRTRKYACFAIGNAAYHNDLLYEELRRSIPLLTSLLVSSEEDKTRANAAGALSNLVRNSNRLCEDIISKGAMQALLKLVADCSTVALSPSRKDAVNESPLKIALFSLAKMCSYSPCRQFVRSSELLPIIGRLKQSPDETVANYVSIIIKKIAEA
- the LOC113322533 gene encoding serine/threonine-protein kinase TIO-like isoform X2, which translates into the protein MGVENYHVIEMVGEGSFGKVYKGRRKFSGQTVAMKFILKHGKSDKDIQNLRQEIEILRKLKHENIIAMLDSFETPQEFCVVTEFAQGELFEILEDDKCLPEEQVQAIAKQLLCDFGFARAMSTNTVVLRSIKGTPLYMAPELVQEQPYNHTADLWSLGVILYELFVGQPPFYTNSVYQLVRHIIKDPVKYPDTMSSNFKSFLKGLLNKMPQRRLTWPALREHPFVKETSDDLEAMESRIATAAATGNDAAWKGEGNNKHAAPVGSYAATPEKKVHSSTTPQNKGSRSPLTNDRLHSPVAAMDSPFPHEDPLELTVPAADSGCQVLDRLESNSRTMKGANFIGQDSEAMSLVLMPLMDWSKDSSKPSRDQDIVRVNVSLRILSNLAVAGALHSDVALDDMIRELLVFTDSVINMKSLDGNDLTAKSFSLMKKLVDISGTDLRDSYIQHWSILVELYSKVVDYTEDASGRVLNESTGCIAVMLSRVVQGLKRSLVGGSPEVASPNEVPKQILRHAKTAGVAESLSVCLVASGTSLIAGSPNMLRAACEACRGLWALVNGFEILFTAGNIYLFPLKTFWSHSLHRLDIGEHERGSMLGIESAKVIDAVAKALIKSKAMQVAIYYCLHQRMESALSAAIQLMLRCCVHNESICGLLCGLPNSLPATTVVSGGGDGTIISEIFSILCLCTSHPNKEPPTGEASKSKISNPNALVLHSCLIVATTAQYLKLSGRVSASFILTTTTKKQLSRLSVLAHYSSSNDTVTTSLQPHCLSAMLALASVLSLESGVPSESSLSESAMPMIPPTTTLCSILAIPSTDRNEASSNHYGMLSYWHGVRDGCVGLLETRLKWGGPLAVQQACAKKAPQILLCLLANRLLNVEMDESKDLIGLSPTGVTWMISSICHCLSNGALLFREILVRSENVKLISSLISETHLKILKCWSGPGGGTDGVRDLINTVIDLLAFPFVAVQNVTSGLPSTTASVSSGFLLNMGSPGGKLGVQDKDMVKGIEANMPKYVQVLLEVGVPDRILKCLDYVKSRDFGKPVAFLAKMASVRPLALHLLGKGLLDPGNVRKLLNSSNPREVVLDILMIISDLARMDKDFYEHLNRADLLESMKTFLSHEDPNVRAKTCSAIGNMCRHSPYFYSSLASQHIISLLIDRCADPDKRTRKYACFAIGNAAYHNDLLYEELRRSIPLLTSLLVSSEEDKTRANAAGALSNLVRNSNRLCEDIISKGAMQALLKLVADCSTVALSPSRKDAVNESPLKIALFSLAKMCSYSPCRQFVRSSELLPIIGRLKQSPDETVANYVSIIIKKIAEA